The sequence below is a genomic window from Sediminispirochaeta bajacaliforniensis DSM 16054.
TTCCCTATATCATGCCTTCCTGGACGCTCGCCATGGCATGGTTGAACTTTTTCAAGAACTCCCTTGTCGGTGGTGCTCCCGGTTTTTTTACCGCAATTACGGGCATACAGACACCCAACTGGTTTGCCTACGGTCTCTTCCCCATCGTGGTAGTTTTAGGACTGCATTATGCTCCTTTTGCCTATATCCTGATCGGCGGTATTCTCAGGAATATGGATGCGAACCTGGAAGAGGCTGCCCTTATCCTGAAAGCAAGCAGGGGGAAGATTATGCGGAAGATTACCATTCCCATTGTGCTCCCTGCCATGCTCTCCACTTTTCTTCTCGTTTTTTCCAGTGCCATGAGCGCCTTTGCCGTTCCGGCATTCCTCGGAACTTCGGTTCGTTTCCAGGTTCTGACCACCCAGATGTTCAGGACCCTCAATGGGCTGAACCCCGGCTACGGTTACATCATTGCGCTTATCATGATTCTGATTGGTGTGTTGATCCTCGGTATCAACCAAAAAATCATCGGTACCAGAAGGTCTTTTACAACGATAACGGGGAAAAGTTCTAATATCGCCTATCTCAATCTGCGTGGTTTTCGAAGCGTCATTTCGGTACTGCTCCTTCTGCTCGTCGCCCTGGTCTGTATTGTCCCTCTGCTCTCTTTTGCATTGGAATCCTTTATCATGGAACCCGGCAATTATTCCCTCGGAAACTTTACCACCCTCTTTTGGGTCGGTTCTGGAGACCCGACCATTGCAAACGGCGAACCTGGGGTTTTACGGAATTCCTCGATCTTTCACGGCCTGTGGAACAGTGTCAGGCTTTCGGTCATTGTGGCGTTTATAGCAGGTTCGGTCGGAATCCTTGCCGGCTACGCCATCGTAAAGCGGCGTAATTCAAGGCTGTCGCTGCTGGTAAATAATCTGGCATTTTTCCCCTACCTTATGCCGAGCATGGCCTTCGGTGCCATCTACCTTTCCATGTTTGCCGTCAAACGAGGCTTTATTCCTCCCCTCTATGGAACATTTGCGCTTCTTGTTCTGGTGGGCGCTGTTAAGTATCTTCCCTTTGCATCCCGGGCAAGTGTGGGTGCCATGCATCAGCTGAGCAACGAAATCGAAGAGGCTGGAACCATACAGGGTATCGGCTGGGGAAAGCGCATGCTCCGTATCATCATACCGATCCAGAAGGCAAGTTTCCTTTCCGGCTACCTGCTTCCCTTCATCTCCTGCATGCGGGAACTTTCCCTTTTTATTCTCCTTGTCACCCCCTCTTCGCGAATCCTAACCACCATGCTTTTTCAATATAATGAAAAGGGATGGAACCAGTACGCCAACGCCATCAATCTTCTCATCGTTCTCTTTGTGGTCATCAGTAATCTTGTGGTGAACCGGGTCACCGGGGCATCGATCGATAAAGGAATAGGAGGGCACTAATGCCGAAAATTCACTTGGAACACATTACAAAACGCTTCGGCAGGTCTGTGGCCGTGGATAACCTCGATCTTGTCATCGGAGACCGAGAGTTTGTGACATTGCTGGGCCCCTCGGGTTGCGGTAAGACGACAACCCTTCGTATGATTGCGGGACTGGAGACCCCGACCGAGGGGGAAATCTACATCGACGACCGTTGTGTTTTTTCCTCGGAACGGGGGATCGATATCTCTCCCGATAAGCGGGATGTCGGCTTTCTTTTTCAAAATTATGCCCTCTGGCCTCACATGACCGTATACAAGAATATTGCCTTTGGGCTTGAAAATATGAAGTGGGAAAAGAAACGAATAGAATCCAGGGTGCGTGAGCTCTTGGAGATGCTCCGAATCGAAGAGCTTCGGGACCGCTATCCTTCCGAGCTCTCAGGCGGTCAGCAGCAGCGGGTAGCCATTGCCAGGACCCTTGCCACCGGGCCGAAAATACTTTTTATGGACGAGCCGCTGAGCAACCTGGATGCGAAACTTCGGATGGAGATGCGGACCGAGCTTAAGCGTCTTCATGCGGAAACAGATTCAACCTTTGTCTATGTGACCCATGACCAGCTGGAGGCCATGACCCTCTCAAGCAAAATTTGCCTTCTGAAGGAGGGACTCCTACAGCAATTTGCACCGCCCCTCGAGGTCTACCACCGACCGATGAACCTTTTTGTCGCCGATTTTGTGGGAAGTCCCAACATTAATATCCTAGAGGTGACCGGAGAAAATGTAAATCTCGACGAGATAAAGCTGAATCACAAACTACTCAAACTTCTCTTTACCCCCACCTCTTCGAGCATCACCGTTCAGGAAGGTCAGCAATTGCTTCTTGGCATCAGGCCTGAAGATATCGTCCTTTCTCCGGAGGGGACGGTAGAGGGGAGCATCTATTCAACCCTGCCGTCCGGAATGGAAACCATTGTCAAGATTGATCTCGGCGGACAGATTCTTACCAGCGTTGTATTCGGAAGTGTCGATTTTACCATGGGCGAGAAGGTGTGGCTCTCGTTTCAGTCGGATAAGAATGTCCTCTTCGATAAGAAAAGCGAACGTACTATTGCCATTGGAAAGCTGCTGTAAGAAAGAGCTCTTTATAGTAGAATCATCACAAAGGAGCTGTCGCATGGTGGTTGATGATTCGGGAAGCGGAAAGACAATTCTTGTAGTGGATGATGAGGAGCATGTTGTAAAGCTCCTCTCCATGAACCTCACATCCCGGGGATATGGTTGCCTCTATGCTTATACCGGAGAAGAAGGGCTTGAACAGGCCCGGTTACATCATCCGGACCTGATTATCCTCGACGTGATGCTTCCCGGAATAGACGGAATCGAGGTTTGCAGGCTGCTCAAAAGTGATCCTCGCACCCAGCTT
It includes:
- a CDS encoding ABC transporter ATP-binding protein; the encoded protein is MPKIHLEHITKRFGRSVAVDNLDLVIGDREFVTLLGPSGCGKTTTLRMIAGLETPTEGEIYIDDRCVFSSERGIDISPDKRDVGFLFQNYALWPHMTVYKNIAFGLENMKWEKKRIESRVRELLEMLRIEELRDRYPSELSGGQQQRVAIARTLATGPKILFMDEPLSNLDAKLRMEMRTELKRLHAETDSTFVYVTHDQLEAMTLSSKICLLKEGLLQQFAPPLEVYHRPMNLFVADFVGSPNINILEVTGENVNLDEIKLNHKLLKLLFTPTSSSITVQEGQQLLLGIRPEDIVLSPEGTVEGSIYSTLPSGMETIVKIDLGGQILTSVVFGSVDFTMGEKVWLSFQSDKNVLFDKKSERTIAIGKLL
- a CDS encoding ABC transporter permease produces the protein MNYRNRAISFLKKPHNVILVSLAVILIYLTVVPMLTIMMDTFTVHQAELMRVKGARVGDFTLYHWTKVLFSSAGKKIFYEPFLNTMLVAFGTCFIAILLGGTVAWLVTRTNMRFKGVISTLFIFPYIMPSWTLAMAWLNFFKNSLVGGAPGFFTAITGIQTPNWFAYGLFPIVVVLGLHYAPFAYILIGGILRNMDANLEEAALILKASRGKIMRKITIPIVLPAMLSTFLLVFSSAMSAFAVPAFLGTSVRFQVLTTQMFRTLNGLNPGYGYIIALIMILIGVLILGINQKIIGTRRSFTTITGKSSNIAYLNLRGFRSVISVLLLLLVALVCIVPLLSFALESFIMEPGNYSLGNFTTLFWVGSGDPTIANGEPGVLRNSSIFHGLWNSVRLSVIVAFIAGSVGILAGYAIVKRRNSRLSLLVNNLAFFPYLMPSMAFGAIYLSMFAVKRGFIPPLYGTFALLVLVGAVKYLPFASRASVGAMHQLSNEIEEAGTIQGIGWGKRMLRIIIPIQKASFLSGYLLPFISCMRELSLFILLVTPSSRILTTMLFQYNEKGWNQYANAINLLIVLFVVISNLVVNRVTGASIDKGIGGH